AATTATCAAGGCAAAAAAACCTAAGCCTATTAATACTAAGGCAATATCTTTTAATTCCATGTTTTGGGTCGTATTACCTATTAAAACTTTGGCAAAGGCAAACTCGATTCCTTAATTTTCACAAAACAAATCAAACCCTCATTTAAATATAAGCAGTTTAATTGTATTTTTTTTGTAACACATTCATTAATATAAAATACATTCTGGGATTATTTAACAGACCGGAATGATTAAGTAATTTATCAAAAAATGTTGTAAAATCCAAGAAAGCATAAATCATTCTTCTCAAGAAATTCTTAATTCCTTGAGAAGAATAAAAAACATAGCAAAACGAAATGTTTTCATGCCCTAAGTATTTATTTTTCTAATTTAAAAGAAATGACTAAAATTTGAATTTCTAAAATCGCTTATTCAGCAAACAGTTTTTTAGGTTTTCAACTTTAGCTTTGCTTATTTTTAAGTGGCAATTCAACTATGAATTCACTCCCCTCACCAAGTTTGCTTTGTAGTTCAATATGGCCATTTAATTTTTCTACAGCATTTTTTACAATATATAAACCCAGGCCGCTTCCTTTTGATTCATGGCTTCCCCTGAAAAATATATCATATACCTTATCTTGTATTTTAGTGGGAATTCCTATGCCATTATCCTTTACAGAAATTATAAGCCTGTTATGTTTTTTACTAACCCTGATATCCACGTATGGGTCTATAATATCTAGGTTTTTGAAAACCACTGCATTACTTATAAGATGATCAAATATGGAAAGCAGTAACTTTGGATCAGAATAAATTTTTTCTTTTAAATCTATATCTATTTTAAATTGTATTTCAATGTCCTTATGAAAGGGTTTGGAATTTTTAATAGCCTGGTCAACAATTTTTCCTATATCAACTTCGGATATGTTTACATTTTCCCTGCTCAACATAGTAATATTTACCAGATTCATCAGCAGGTTATCAAGTTTATTGGTGGTGTTTTCTATTAAATTCAGGAATCTCAATGCATTTTCATCTTTTACCTCCATTTTGGCGATATATAGAAAGCCCTGAAGTGAACAAAAAGGTCCTTTTAAATCGTGGGAATACATATAAATTAAAATATCCAGTTCTTTAATTTTATATTTTAGTTTTTCTTCTATTTTCACTCTGTCTGTAATGTCCCTGCTATTTATTATATAACTAATCCCTCCATCACTTTCAGAATAAGCCTTTGCTGTAGATTCAATATATAGCCAGCGTGTGTTTTTAGTCCTGAATCGAAAAGTTATAAAATAGGTGCCATCCGTATCAGAAAGAATTTTTTCAAACTCGTTGGTAAAGGAATCAAGATCATTGGGATGAATGAAATCAGAAATGTTTTTTCCTAAAATTTCATTTGGTGTATATCCCAGTATTCTCTCTATAGAGGGACTAGAAAACGTAAAATAAAAATTTGAATCAAGGATAATAATTATATCTGTTGCGTTCTCAATCAATAACCTGAAGTGTTCTTCGCTTTTTCTAAGTTTTTCTATTGCCTGTAATTTCTCTGACTCGATTATTCTTTGATTTAGTGCTTTTTGGATTGCTGTTGGCAACCTAGCCAGATTATCTTTTAAAACATAATCGTCAACGCCATTTTTTAGAACTTCTACTGCAAACTCCTCAGAAACAGTTCCGGTTACCAGAATAAAAGGTATGCTTAGTTTTTTTTGCTTGAAAATTTCAAACGCCTCAATAGAATCAAATTGAGGCATGGAATGATCGGACAATATTACGTCTGGAGAAAATTCATCCAAGGCCTTTATAAATCCATCTTTGGTGTATTCTGTCCTTGAAGTAAAATTAATATCTGCTTTTTTTAATTCACGTTTAATTAATTCAACATCCAAAGGTACATCCTCAAGAATTAATATTTTCAATGGCTTGAGCATAGGCTGCTTTATTGGTTTTTATACCCAAATTCAATGCCATTAATAATTTGGATAAATAACAACTGCCACCACAGCTAATAATTCAACGCTTATTTTTAAAATGGTAAACTCGGGAGAGTTTGATAAATGTATGGCATATCGGCCAGGAAAATGACTGTATATTAGTGCTATATCTTCGCTATCAATACTGGTAAAATATATGAGATTCCTCCCTACGGTCGGAATGACAGGCTTTTTAAGTCTTTTGTGAGAGGGAGGGGTTAAGATGCGCAACTTAACCCCTCCCTCTCATTGATATAACTGAACCCCTTGTCTTTCCGAATGGAGCGAAGAGAAATGAGGAATCTCTATCCTTTTCCCGGACAACAGTGTTTATAAATATTGTTTTAATTAATTATTTTCTTGCACATACGGAAAATACTGCTCTAAAATTTCTGTAAGCATTTCTACCGTTAGTGGTTTAATTTTAAAGCCTACAACTTCCGCAAATTGTTCGGCTTTTTTTTCGTCTTCAGGATTTAGTGATGTAGTAAGCATGATAACAATTGTATCTGATTTTTGTTCTTCACTTAATTCCCTATATGCTTCCAAAAAATCCCATCCGTCCATTCTTGGCATATTGATATCTAAAAATATTAGTTCGGGTGGAATTTGGTTTTCTTTCTTAACAAAGGTTAAGGCTTGTTCACCATCTAAAGCAACTTCAATATTTTCTGTAAAATTCATTTCTTTGATGATGATTTTATGAAAATAGTTATCTGCTGCGTTGTCATCTACCAAAAGAATGCAATTCAATTTTTTTTTCATAGGAATTTTGCTTTAGGTTTTTGGATAGTGAAATAAAATACGCTTCCCTTTCCGGTTTTAGATTCTACCCAGATTTTCCCTCCGTGCATTTCAACAATTTTCTTACATTCAGCCAGTCCTATACCTGTTCCTTGGTAAACATCTTTATTGTGCAGTCGCTGAAAAATCACAAAAATTTTATCATAATATTTTTTGTCTATTCCAATTCCATTATCTGTTATTGCAAAAAGCCATTCTTTATTTTCCTCTTGTGCTGTAATGTTGATAATTGGGGGTGTATCTTTTTTTCTGAATTTGATAGCATTACTGATAAGGTTTCGAAAAAGAAATTTTAATTCTGTAGGAAAGCTGTTAATTACGGGCAATTGTACTGAATGTATTTCTGCTCCGCTTTCCTTAATAGAATTGGCCAAATCATTTAGCACCTCCTTTAACAGTGTATTGCAATTGACTTCTTCTCTATTTAAATCTTTTCCTATTCTTGAATAATTCAATAAATCTTTGATGAGTGTCTGCATCCGACCTGTTGCAATGCTTATAAAATCCAGAAACTGATCGGCCTCTTTATCTAATTTCCCTTTGTAATTTTTATGAAATAAACCTACATAATTGGCAATGGTTCTTAATGGTTCTTGCAAATCGTGTGAAGCAATAAATGCAAATTGTTCAGTTCCTTTGTTAGCCGTTTCAATTTCAATTACTTTTTTTTCTAATTCGGAGTTCATTCGATGAATTTCTTTTGCACGGTCGTAAATATCCATTTCCATTTGCTCCTTTAATTCGCCGGCTGCAATATCTTTCAGGGCAAGTTCATTTTTTATTTTAACATATTCAGTAACATCTTCAACACGGTGAATGATGTAAGCAACTTCCTCTTTTGAATTCAACACGGGTTTATTCAGAGGACTCCAATATCTTATTTCAAATGCTCCATCCGGTTTTCGAATATCATACTTTTGAACTGCCATCGTATGAGTGGCTTTGTTTTTAAGAACATAATTTAATGAAGCCCGCAAATTAGAAACACCATCAGCAGAATGAT
This portion of the Bacteroidota bacterium genome encodes:
- a CDS encoding PAS domain S-box protein gives rise to the protein MLKPLKILILEDVPLDVELIKRELKKADINFTSRTEYTKDGFIKALDEFSPDVILSDHSMPQFDSIEAFEIFKQKKLSIPFILVTGTVSEEFAVEVLKNGVDDYVLKDNLARLPTAIQKALNQRIIESEKLQAIEKLRKSEEHFRLLIENATDIIIILDSNFYFTFSSPSIERILGYTPNEILGKNISDFIHPNDLDSFTNEFEKILSDTDGTYFITFRFRTKNTRWLYIESTAKAYSESDGGISYIINSRDITDRVKIEEKLKYKIKELDILIYMYSHDLKGPFCSLQGFLYIAKMEVKDENALRFLNLIENTTNKLDNLLMNLVNITMLSRENVNISEVDIGKIVDQAIKNSKPFHKDIEIQFKIDIDLKEKIYSDPKLLLSIFDHLISNAVVFKNLDIIDPYVDIRVSKKHNRLIISVKDNGIGIPTKIQDKVYDIFFRGSHESKGSGLGLYIVKNAVEKLNGHIELQSKLGEGSEFIVELPLKNKQS
- a CDS encoding response regulator — protein: MKKKLNCILLVDDNAADNYFHKIIIKEMNFTENIEVALDGEQALTFVKKENQIPPELIFLDINMPRMDGWDFLEAYRELSEEQKSDTIVIMLTTSLNPEDEKKAEQFAEVVGFKIKPLTVEMLTEILEQYFPYVQENN
- a CDS encoding GHKL domain-containing protein, translated to MKNKSGIDFKSLFEAIPGLYIILLPDFTIFALSDAYEHASMTKRNEIIGKGMFEIFPDNPDDHSADGVSNLRASLNYVLKNKATHTMAVQKYDIRKPDGAFEIRYWSPLNKPVLNSKEEVAYIIHRVEDVTEYVKIKNELALKDIAAGELKEQMEMDIYDRAKEIHRMNSELEKKVIEIETANKGTEQFAFIASHDLQEPLRTIANYVGLFHKNYKGKLDKEADQFLDFISIATGRMQTLIKDLLNYSRIGKDLNREEVNCNTLLKEVLNDLANSIKESGAEIHSVQLPVINSFPTELKFLFRNLISNAIKFRKKDTPPIINITAQEENKEWLFAITDNGIGIDKKYYDKIFVIFQRLHNKDVYQGTGIGLAECKKIVEMHGGKIWVESKTGKGSVFYFTIQKPKAKFL